In the Anaerobranca californiensis DSM 14826 genome, TAACATAAAATAAATAAATAAGTTTAATTTTTTTTTCAATAAAAACACTCCCTTATATTATCTGTGAAAAATATATTCTAAAATAATTTTAATAAACTTTCCTATTCATTACAAGGGAAAAGTAATAATGAGAAGGGTTAAAGCTTTTTCTAGTATCTCTTAACAATAAATGGTATAATATTATTTATGAGAAGTTTAATCGGAGGTGATTAAATGTCTAAAGTAGCAATCACTAGAGCTTTTACATATAGGGAAGAGGAAGTAATAAAAGGGTTAGAAGAAGGGTTTAATTTATTAGGAGGCCTTGGAAATTACGTAAAACCTGGTCAAAAGGTTTTACTTAAAGTAAATGCATTAAGTGCCAAAACACCGGAACAAAATGTAACTACCCATCCCCAAGTAGTAGGGGGGATGATCGACTTATTACAAAAAATAGGTTGTGAGGTTTGGGTAGGGGATAGTGCTGGTGGTAATATGCAGCAGGGGAGTCCTACAGGAACTGCCCTTAAGGTAAGTGGTATTGCAGAAGTAGTGGAAAAGAAAGGTGCAAAACTTATAAATTTTGATTCAACGGGATTTGAAATCCGCAAAGGTGGTAAAGTTTTTAAAAAATTGTATATTGCTAAACCCCTATTTGAAGCCGATGTGGTAATTTCTATGGCTAAATTTAAAACCCATGGCCTTACCTTATTAACGGGAGGAGTAAAGAATATGTTCGGCGTCGTTCCCGGAAGGGCTAAAGCTAATTACCACAAAGAGGCTCAGACAGTTGAACAATTTTGTTTAGGCCTTTTAGAACTTTACCGGGAAGTTAAACCCCACCTTACTGTTATAGATGGTATTGAAGCTATGGAAGGGAACGGACCATCGGCGGGAAATACTAAAAAATGTGGGATTCTAGTGATATCCTCCGATGCCATAAGTGCCGATAGGGTACTAGGGGAAATTTTACCCTGTAGATTTGAAGATGTCTTAACTACCTATTGGGGCCATAAATTAGGCCTAGGTGAAGGAGATATTAAAAATATCGAAGTTTTAGGAACTAAAATTGAAGATTTAGGGATAACTCCCTTTAAACTACCTAATACTAAATTAGTATCAGCCCTTCCAGGTTTTTTGACAGGTTTAGTTGTCAATATGCTGAAAGTGGTACCAGAAATTCAAGAGGATTGTATCGGCTGTGAATTTTGTATAAACAGCTGCCCCGTTGATGCCATGGCTTTATCAGAGGACAAAAAAGCCGTTATAGACTATGAAAAGTGTATTAATTGTTACTGCTGCCATGAATTATGCCCTAAAAAGACCATAGAACTCAAACACTCTAATAAATTTGGAAAATTTATAGCTAAGTTGCTAAATAGGAGATTATAGCTAAAAATCACTCCTAACTTTTATTTATCGGGATAGATTATCATAGATTATCGATATACTCCGGGATAGAAAGGAATGATATAGTGGATATATTAAAGATAGTTGCACTACAAACCAATATCGAAGAAAAGAAAGTTAAAAATACAGTTGAACTATTACAAGGAGGAAATACCGTCCCCTTTATAGCCCGCTATCGTAAAGAACTGACGGGGGGACTTACGGAGGAAGAAATCCGCCTCATAGATGAAACTTATCAGTATCAACAAAACTTAATGGCAAGGAAAGAGGAAGTTCATCGTTTAATTGAAGAACAAGGAAAAATGACCGATGAAATAGCTTTGGCCATTAAAAATTCTGTAAAACTTCAACAATTAGAGGATATCTATCGACCCTTCAGACCTAAAAGAAATACCCGGGCAAGTATTGCCAAGGATTTGGGGTTAGAACCTTTAGCCCAGGAAATATTAACAAAGGATGTCCCTTGGCAAGAGCTGGCAAAAGCCTTTGTAAATGAAAAGGTTGAAGATATCCAAAAGGCTTTACAAGGGGCTAAAGACATAATCGCCGAAGGGATGGCAGACAAAGGGGAAAACCGGGAATTTGC is a window encoding:
- a CDS encoding DUF362 domain-containing protein — protein: MSKVAITRAFTYREEEVIKGLEEGFNLLGGLGNYVKPGQKVLLKVNALSAKTPEQNVTTHPQVVGGMIDLLQKIGCEVWVGDSAGGNMQQGSPTGTALKVSGIAEVVEKKGAKLINFDSTGFEIRKGGKVFKKLYIAKPLFEADVVISMAKFKTHGLTLLTGGVKNMFGVVPGRAKANYHKEAQTVEQFCLGLLELYREVKPHLTVIDGIEAMEGNGPSAGNTKKCGILVISSDAISADRVLGEILPCRFEDVLTTYWGHKLGLGEGDIKNIEVLGTKIEDLGITPFKLPNTKLVSALPGFLTGLVVNMLKVVPEIQEDCIGCEFCINSCPVDAMALSEDKKAVIDYEKCINCYCCHELCPKKTIELKHSNKFGKFIAKLLNRRL